GGAAACTCCGTACCGGTTCAAGTCCGGTCTTCGGTATTCAAAACTCCTTTAGAGGCATTTTTATAAGCTCAATCATTCTGCTTATCCAGATTCCTGTGATGAATAGAATGATTGAGAGTATAAAGAATGCTGGAGTAGGTTTTAAATTAAGAGTTGTTATGATAAATAGCATCTGTAATGTTGAGCCTAATATTAGACCTGTAGATAAATAAAGAAATTTGAGAAGATGTTTGTCTATGGATTTCTTAATAATCAGTATTGCAACCCCTGTACCTATTATTGTAGATATTCCAAATATTGTGCATAGCATTATATGAGGTTGTGAGACAATATTGATAATTTCTTTATAAGTTCCAAGGCTTAAGAGTATTAGTGAGCCTGAGATTCCTGGTAGAATCATTGCAGATCCACTTATGATTCCTGAGTTAGCAATTAATAGATAATATTCAATTGATTTTTTGTCCTTGTACTTTGAGATATCCAATGATATGTTATAAGTTCTAATCATTAAGATAGTAAGTATAGTTAAAAACCCTATTAAGAATAAGAAATATTTTATAGCTTTATTATTTTTATCAGTGTTTTCTTGTATGTATATTTCCTTTTTTAAGGTAAATATGCTTCCTATAATTAATCCTAAAAAAAATATACTCAAATATGCTTCTTTCATTGCTCCATCTAAAATGTAGTTTTTAAGCACTTTTGCAAGTAGTATTATTGAGGTTAATATTCCAAGTGATAGTATTGCAAGAAAAGTTGTGTTTTCTTTTAAGTTTTTAAATTTTATTAAATTTGCAGATGAATATATTATTTTATAGTAGATTCCTAGTGTTAAAGCTAATGTTCCACCTGAGACACCCGGAAGTATGTTCGCAAAACCAATTAATAAACCCTTTATATAAATGCTAATCATAATGTTTTAAGATGCGTGTAGTTAATGAACGTAATATTGTATCAGATCTCTATCTCTCATCACCATTGCCATGAATGGTACCGTTCTCATGCCTTTTTTGTAATTTTTCTAGATTAGTAATGGCAACGTCTTCAAGCGTTATTCCAAGATTATTGCTTAAATTTGAAATATACCATAACACATCGCCAAGCTCTTTCTTAATTGACAATAGATATTCATCGTCAAGTATGTAATCCTTGTCGCGGCCTAATTTTTTTATTTTTTCAATAACTTCACCTGTTTCTCCAGCAAGACCTAGTGTTGTTAGAATTAACTCTTCCTTTTTGTTTTTATATTTAGCAGTTTTTTTAGCCTTTAGTTGGTATTCGTTTAACTCCATAACTGAAGTTATTGTAATACAGTTTACTACTATTTACAAGTTTGTCTATTATTTCTTTTTTTTTAAATTTTTATTATATTTAGCTCAATACATATTAATTGGAGTTCTATTTGTGAGTAAGTTAACTCTGTTATTAAAAATTATCTTTTGCTTTCTACAGTTTAACTATATTTACTCTTATCCTGAGATAAAAAATTTCTCCAATAAAGATCCTATTTTTTCTGACCTTAGGGCAAAAATTTCTAAATATAATAAAAAAGAAAATGTTCCTTTATTTATTTATTCATATAAAGTTAAAGAAAATGATACTTTTTTTAAGATTGCAAATAAGGTAAACGGCTGGCAAGCTAGTATTTCTACGATTAATTTATTAGATTCGCCTTTCGTAAAGGCAGGACAAGAAATATTGATTCCTAGTAAAAGAGGTCTTTTTGTTCTTGATAATAAGGAACATAGATTTAATAATTTACTTTTAGCTACAAGAGATTTAGCAAAATCTGAAAAGATAAAAGTTAGAAGAGATAATAAGATCTATGAGTTTTATTTTTTTGATTCTGTTAAACAGCCGGATTTAAGTTTTTTCTCAAGTACAGAAATGCTTTTCTTTCTAAACTCCGATTTTATTTTTCCCTTAAAAAGATTTATTGTTAGCTCTGATTTTGGATTAAGAGCAGACCCTTTTACTGGTAGAGAAAGTTTTCATACAGGAATAGACCTTGCAGCACCAATGGATTCTTTAGTTTTTTGTACATCTTATGGCGTTGTAATTGTAGTTGACTATAATGATATTTATGGAAACTTTGTTGTGGTTGAACATAAAAACAATATTAAGTCTCTTTATGGGCATCTTAATTCTTATATTGTAAGCAAAGGAGATGTTTTACGAACAGGAGATATTATTGGCAGGGTAGGTCAAACTGGCCGTTCAACAGGACCTCATCTGCATTTTGAAATATTGAAGAAAGATACTCCTACTAATCCTATTAAGATTCTGAAGTAGATAATTAATTATTTTAGTAATATATAGGAGGTATCCTTACTATATTATAATCATTCTTATTTGGTAACTTAATTAGATCATACATAAAGAGATAAATTTTTGCCACATTTTGATTAAACTTTTTACTTAATATTGTATCTAATTAATATAATTACTTTTATATATATTTTTTTTAGGATCAAAAATATACAGTATAAAAAAATTGATATATCTTTTTATACTGAGTATTAATTAATAATAAGATTTTGTATTCCAAGTTAAAGGGTTGGTTTAGTTCATATTGTACTCTGTTATTTTATTGTGCAGAGTTTTTCTGCCTATTTTTAATATTTCAGCACATTTGCTCTTGTTGTGGTTAGAATGCAGGAGTGTTTGCTTAATAATTTCTCTTTCAGCTTCTTTTAGGCTTATTCCTATCGGGAGTGTTATTTTTACAATTTGGTTTTTATTATTTTTAATTTTGAGTGGCAAGTCATCTTTTACAATTTGTTTTCCCTTAGATAATATAAGAGCACTTTCAAGTACATTTTTGAGTTCTCTAATATTGCCTGGCCAATCATAGGCATAAAGAGCTTTTAGTGCATCATTAGATAGGCTTTTTTCTTCTCTATTATTTTCACTTGCAACACCTTTAATGAGTATGCCTGTTAGATGCTGTATGTCATCCTTTCTCTCTCTTAAGGGTGGAATATTAATGTTTATTATATTTAGTCTATAAAATAAGTCTTCCCTGAACCTTCCTTTTTGAATTTCTTCTTCAATATTTTTGTTTGTGGCTGTTAATAGTCTAATATCAACCTGCATAGTGGTCTCTCCTCCCACGCGCTCGAATGTCTTATTTTGAAGAACTCTTAGCAGTTTTGCTTGAACCTCAGGTGATATTTCTACTATTTCGTCCAAGAATATTGTTCCCTTATTTGCAAGTTCAAATCTACCTTTCTTTTGAGATATGGCACCTGTAAACGCGCCTTTTTCATGACCAAAAAGTTCACTTTCAAGTATGCTTTCAGACAATGCAGCACAGTTTACTTTAATAAATGGCTTATCGTTTCTATTTGATAAGTCAAATATAGCATCTGCGATTATTTCTTTGCCAACCCCGCTCTCTCCAGTTATTAGGACAGATGCTTTTGATTTTGCAATTTTTTTTACAAGTTCCAAAATCTTTTGCATGATAAGAGATTTGCCAAGAACATCTTCATAATAGCTTAAATCTTTTCTGATTATAATATTTGATGTGGATGTGTTTCCATGTATTTTTTCACTTTGCCTGTTTAAGGCTCTCTTTATTATTAGTAAAAGTCTTTCAAGATCGACTGGTTTTGTTAGAAAATCATAAGCACCTTCTCGCATAGCATCAACTGCCGAATCAACGGTACCATGAGCTGTGAGAATAATGAAAGGTATACTTGAATTTTTATCTTTTACGATTTTTAATAATTGTTCGCCTGATATTTGAGGCATTCTTAGATCAGAGATTATGATATCAATCTTTTCATTCTCAATTGTTTCAAGAGCTTCTTCTCCATCACTAGCAGTAAATACAAAATATCCCTCCTCCTCAAGATAAGTTGCGATTCCTTCTCGTATGTTTTTTTCATCATCTGCTACAAGTACCTTACTCATTTTCTAAACATCCTTCAATTAGCATTTTGCCTATGTTTAATTGTGGGAGTGTAATTGTAAAAGTTGTTCCTTGTGTATTTTTACTTTCCACAAAAATTTCACCTCCGTGTTCTTTTATTATTTTATAAGAAATAGTAAGACCTATGCCACTTCCTTTCTCTTTTGTACTGAATTGAGGTTTAAATATTTCGTCCTTTGTTTCATTCTTGATTCCATCCCCGTTATCTTTTATGTTAAGGTATATTTTATCTTCATTCTCATAGGTAGAAATGTCTATTTTTTTGATTTTTTTATTTGATTCAAGTAGTGCTTCTTCTGCGTTTTTTACTATGTTTATTATTACTTGTCTGAGTAGTTTTTCATCGATTAATACAGGACTTACTTTTTTAAGATTGAGTAGCAGTTTAATAGCTTTATTCTCTAATTCTGGATTCAATAAATTGTATACACTTTTTATAATGGCAGTGATGTCTTTCTTTTTTGGGATTATTTTTATTGGTCTTACTGTTAATAAAAAATCGGTTACAGTTTTATCCATTCTATTTATTTCTTCTTTTATTATTTTAAAATAATTATCTGCTTTAGTGCTTTTGATGCCCTGTCTATCTATTTCTTTTTTTAGTAACTGTAAGTTTATGTCAATTGCACCTAGCGGGTTTTTAATCTCATGTGCAATATTTCTTGCATGCCTTGTAAAAGCAGCTAAAGCCTCAGCTCTTCTGAAAAGTTCCTCTTTGCGTTTTTTATCTTGAATATCTTCGATTAAAATAATATTTCCTTCAAGTTTTTTTTCTCGAACGTAAGGCATAAATGATATTTTGATGTATATATTTGTTGAAATTTGAACCTCAGATCCTATTATTTTGTCTTCATTTTGTGCAAGTTCTTCTATTAAATTTGTTAGGGTTGGAATTTGAATATCGTTAAGGGTTTCTAGTTTGGAGTCCGGACTTAGAGCCAGAATTTGAAATAGCATTTTGTTTAAATAAATTATGTGGTTAAGCTTATCAAGTACCAGAATCCCTTCATTGATGGATGCGAAAATTCCATCGTATATTTCTATTTTTTTATAGATATCTTGAATAAATTTAAGTTTCTGCTCATTTGATAGTTTATTTAATTTAGTTAAGGCTTTTTTTAAAAAATTACTCATTAATCCTCGTAATTTAGCATTAGGTTTTCTATTATTAGTTTTTTGTTTTGATTATAGGGGCTATATTTTGAAATATGCTTTATATATTCCAACCTCTTTAAGTAAGTGTTAATCTCTAAATTTTGGTTTAAAAATTCGTATCTAAGTTGACTTGCAAGTTCTCCTAAGAATAATTTGAATGCGTTTTCATCTTTTATAAAATTAAATGTGTCAAGATTAAACACGCCTTGCTTCTCTTTGATTATATTTAGCATTCGCTTTACTTCTTCTTTGAGTCTCTGGTGTTCTTTGCTATATAATGAGTTGAAATATTCTTCAGTTGTGAATTCATCATTTTGCTTAAAGATTGTTTTAAATTTTTTAATCTCAAAATCTCTATCTTCTTTTATAAATTTGTAGACTCTTAGTCTTGAGAGTATTGTTTTTGGAATTTTATTTTTATTCCTTGTTGTTAAAATAAAGTAAATGTTTAAGGGAGGCTCTTCTAGTATTTTCAGTAATGCATTGTAAACATTGAATGATAAATTTTCAATTTCATTGATATAGATTACCTTTCTTTTATTCTTCTCTGAGAATGCCCAAGATTGAATTTTTCGAATGTCATTAATGGTAATATTGAAGCTTATGTCTTTAATTATCTCTTCGATTCTTTTTGCAAGCTCTGATTTGGTGGGCTCGTTAAATTCGTTTTTATAGTAAATATCATTAATAAAATTAATATTCTTTTCTATTTTTTTTAAATTCTTGTCATTGCTGAAATTGTACTTAGTGAAAATAATATTTTTTACATATTCTAGATATTGATTTATAACGTTAACCGAAGCTACATTAAGATATGCCTTAGCTTCGGTTATGTTAAGACTTGAGAGAATTAGTAGATTTGGATTTGTTAAAGTTTTTGTGTTTAGAATTTTCTTTGCAAGTTCAACTGCACTTATCTTTTTATAAGAGAATCTCTCGCCCCAAAAAAGTATTGCATTTGGCAGGTTTCCTTTTTCGTATTCATTGATTATTTCTTGAGCTATTTTGGGCAATATTTCCATAAGGTTGTTTCTCCTACTGTATTGGTGATATTTTGAAAAAGTAGTTTATTCCGGGATTGAGATATTCAAGAAATTTACTCCCTTCTAAAAAATATGCAGGGTTAAAAATTTGTTGTGAATGAATTATGTAAACTACAATTGCAATTATTCCAAAGGCTTCAAATAAACCAAGTATTAGTCCAAGTATTCTATTAAAGAATACTAATTGGAGATGACTTATTATTGATTCGACTAAAGATTGTAATATTAAAAATCCTATGTGTATTATTAAAAAAAATACTAGCAGTGCTTGAATATAGGATAAGTCAAGAATGGGTGATATAAATGCTTGAAAAGCATTGGTCTTGTTGTAGAGTAAGAATATTAAAGTAAAGACCTCAACAAATCCACTAATTTCTTTGATAAAACCTCTTAAAAATCCCCTAAGTCCCATTGATATAAAAATTATTATTATTAATATATCGGCTATACCAGCTATTTTAAGAGGATCATGAGCTAACATTGTATTTCCTCAAATTCTTTAAGCAGTAGTTTGGCTATTAGATTTGATGAGTCTTTATTATGAAATTTTGTTATATTATGTCTTAATATATCGGATTTTCCTTTATTGTTTAAGAGTTCCTGTATGATGTTTGTTATTTCGCTCTCTATTAAATTCTCTTCGTCTATTTTTAAACATGCATTTTGATCTTCTAATAGTTTTGAGTTTCTAACCTGGTCGCCTCTTGAGCCTTTTGCAAATGGGATCAGTATAACACATGCACCGGCATTAGCAAATTCTTTAATAGCACCAGCACCAGCTCTGCTTATTATTATGTTTGAAAATTTGGTTATGCTTGCCATTTCTTCTGCATTAAAAAATTGACATCTTAAATAATTAGCCTCTCTTTTTTTATTTGAGTTTTTGCCACA
The sequence above is drawn from the Candidatus Borreliella tachyglossi genome and encodes:
- a CDS encoding DUF368 domain-containing protein, with the translated sequence MISIYIKGLLIGFANILPGVSGGTLALTLGIYYKIIYSSANLIKFKNLKENTTFLAILSLGILTSIILLAKVLKNYILDGAMKEAYLSIFFLGLIIGSIFTLKKEIYIQENTDKNNKAIKYFLFLIGFLTILTILMIRTYNISLDISKYKDKKSIEYYLLIANSGIISGSAMILPGISGSLILLSLGTYKEIINIVSQPHIMLCTIFGISTIIGTGVAILIIKKSIDKHLLKFLYLSTGLILGSTLQMLFIITTLNLKPTPAFFILSIILFITGIWISRMIELIKMPLKEF
- a CDS encoding nucleoside triphosphate pyrophosphohydrolase family protein; the protein is MELNEYQLKAKKTAKYKNKKEELILTTLGLAGETGEVIEKIKKLGRDKDYILDDEYLLSIKKELGDVLWYISNLSNNLGITLEDVAITNLEKLQKRHENGTIHGNGDER
- a CDS encoding LysM peptidoglycan-binding domain-containing M23 family metallopeptidase translates to MSKLTLLLKIIFCFLQFNYIYSYPEIKNFSNKDPIFSDLRAKISKYNKKENVPLFIYSYKVKENDTFFKIANKVNGWQASISTINLLDSPFVKAGQEILIPSKRGLFVLDNKEHRFNNLLLATRDLAKSEKIKVRRDNKIYEFYFFDSVKQPDLSFFSSTEMLFFLNSDFIFPLKRFIVSSDFGLRADPFTGRESFHTGIDLAAPMDSLVFCTSYGVVIVVDYNDIYGNFVVVEHKNNIKSLYGHLNSYIVSKGDVLRTGDIIGRVGQTGRSTGPHLHFEILKKDTPTNPIKILK
- a CDS encoding sigma-54-dependent transcriptional regulator: MSKVLVADDEKNIREGIATYLEEEGYFVFTASDGEEALETIENEKIDIIISDLRMPQISGEQLLKIVKDKNSSIPFIILTAHGTVDSAVDAMREGAYDFLTKPVDLERLLLIIKRALNRQSEKIHGNTSTSNIIIRKDLSYYEDVLGKSLIMQKILELVKKIAKSKASVLITGESGVGKEIIADAIFDLSNRNDKPFIKVNCAALSESILESELFGHEKGAFTGAISQKKGRFELANKGTIFLDEIVEISPEVQAKLLRVLQNKTFERVGGETTMQVDIRLLTATNKNIEEEIQKGRFREDLFYRLNIININIPPLRERKDDIQHLTGILIKGVASENNREEKSLSNDALKALYAYDWPGNIRELKNVLESALILSKGKQIVKDDLPLKIKNNKNQIVKITLPIGISLKEAEREIIKQTLLHSNHNKSKCAEILKIGRKTLHNKITEYNMN
- a CDS encoding two-component system sensor histidine kinase NtrB — encoded protein: MSNFLKKALTKLNKLSNEQKLKFIQDIYKKIEIYDGIFASINEGILVLDKLNHIIYLNKMLFQILALSPDSKLETLNDIQIPTLTNLIEELAQNEDKIIGSEVQISTNIYIKISFMPYVREKKLEGNIILIEDIQDKKRKEELFRRAEALAAFTRHARNIAHEIKNPLGAIDINLQLLKKEIDRQGIKSTKADNYFKIIKEEINRMDKTVTDFLLTVRPIKIIPKKKDITAIIKSVYNLLNPELENKAIKLLLNLKKVSPVLIDEKLLRQVIINIVKNAEEALLESNKKIKKIDISTYENEDKIYLNIKDNGDGIKNETKDEIFKPQFSTKEKGSGIGLTISYKIIKEHGGEIFVESKNTQGTTFTITLPQLNIGKMLIEGCLENE
- a CDS encoding AAA family ATPase, with the translated sequence MEILPKIAQEIINEYEKGNLPNAILFWGERFSYKKISAVELAKKILNTKTLTNPNLLILSSLNITEAKAYLNVASVNVINQYLEYVKNIIFTKYNFSNDKNLKKIEKNINFINDIYYKNEFNEPTKSELAKRIEEIIKDISFNITINDIRKIQSWAFSEKNKRKVIYINEIENLSFNVYNALLKILEEPPLNIYFILTTRNKNKIPKTILSRLRVYKFIKEDRDFEIKKFKTIFKQNDEFTTEEYFNSLYSKEHQRLKEEVKRMLNIIKEKQGVFNLDTFNFIKDENAFKLFLGELASQLRYEFLNQNLEINTYLKRLEYIKHISKYSPYNQNKKLIIENLMLNYED
- a CDS encoding CvpA family protein is translated as MLAHDPLKIAGIADILIIIIFISMGLRGFLRGFIKEISGFVEVFTLIFLLYNKTNAFQAFISPILDLSYIQALLVFFLIIHIGFLILQSLVESIISHLQLVFFNRILGLILGLFEAFGIIAIVVYIIHSQQIFNPAYFLEGSKFLEYLNPGINYFFKISPIQ